CGTACGGTAATGCTAACTATGCAAGCTGGGAAGTATGCCAATCAGAGGGCGATTTAAACCAGTTCTTGAGAAATGAGCAAGCGGTACTAGATGACGTGGCTAAGTACATGAAACAATGGGGGTTAACTCCTAATCGTGATACTGTTAAACTACATCAAGAACTTTCAGCAACTTCATGCCCTAGACGTTCAGTAGAAGTACACGGAGGCACGTTAGAGAGTTGTCGCTCATACTTTATCACAGAACTAAACAAGCGCCTTACAGGACAAACTAGTGGCACAGTCGCAGTAAACAATACACAAACAAATACAGAATTAGAGGACGACGATTTAATGAAATTTACATATACAAATGGCGATAAAACAACTTACTACTTTAATGGCGAAAAAGTTATCGCTCTATCACACCCAGACCAATTGGCAATTGTTCGTAAAACTTATAAAGAAACAACTGGCAAAGACCTTAAAAACTTCGATTGGAAAGGTTCGCCTATTAATATTCGTTTCATGCAAGCTAACGGAATCGACAAACC
This window of the Leptotrichia sp. OH3620_COT-345 genome carries:
- a CDS encoding N-acetylmuramoyl-L-alanine amidase yields the protein AGVRGYNPTGVVIHNDAGSNGANAGFYNNWLPNHNPENGFAHVYIASDGRLQASDFSNMAWHCANSYGNANYASWEVCQSEGDLNQFLRNEQAVLDDVAKYMKQWGLTPNRDTVKLHQELSATSCPRRSVEVHGGTLESCRSYFITELNKRLTGQTSGTVAVNNTQTNTELEDDDLMKFTYTNGDKTTYYFNGEKVIALSHPDQLAIVRKTYKETTGKDLKNFDWKGSPINIRFMQANGIDKP